The Corynebacterium confusum genome has a window encoding:
- a CDS encoding lysine N(6)-hydroxylase/L-ornithine N(5)-oxygenase family protein yields the protein MTIIDRQAQTSAERSTHENSVRDIVGIGIGPGNLGLAVAIEEQAPELDALFVEARPEFNWHPGMLLEGSNMQISFLKDLVTVRNPQSRFSFINYLHHSDRLIDFINRQTFTPERVEFADYLRWIADHITVDTQYNTTVTSIETLPELAADGARFVVHVRRKLGSGESEGQRAQQSESIRCRNVVVARGLEAKMPAWAEDSSLDTSRIFHNIDLLPRTKKLLNSGWDIRRALVIGAGQSAAEAIRYFHDCPHIDTVTGSLNSYGFIPADDSPFANRVFDPEAVDDFFHAPDAIRNELLIRHRYTNYACVESELLDELHDRQYRESVTGRQRLDIRRTTEVLGARNCSDGSVDVDIRHRVTGDVVTENFDVVVCATGFRSRGLAGIHADSHGSEEFTVTRDYGAVLNGERVPGLFVQGATEATHGLGSTLLSNIATRSGELVEAITGQQRTHRAPADEDLRSEQHRDSSHLIAG from the coding sequence GTGACCATCATCGATCGTCAAGCTCAGACATCCGCAGAGCGCAGTACCCACGAAAATTCCGTCCGCGACATCGTCGGGATCGGCATCGGCCCCGGAAACCTCGGGCTCGCGGTAGCTATCGAAGAGCAAGCTCCAGAACTCGATGCACTCTTTGTGGAAGCCCGCCCGGAATTCAACTGGCACCCAGGCATGCTCCTCGAAGGATCCAACATGCAGATCAGCTTCCTTAAAGACCTGGTTACGGTGCGCAATCCGCAGAGCCGCTTCAGCTTCATCAACTACTTGCATCACAGCGACCGCTTGATTGATTTCATTAACCGCCAAACCTTCACCCCGGAACGCGTGGAATTCGCCGATTACCTCCGATGGATCGCGGATCACATCACCGTGGACACGCAGTACAACACCACCGTGACGTCCATCGAGACGCTTCCGGAACTGGCCGCAGACGGAGCTCGTTTTGTGGTGCACGTCCGCAGGAAGTTAGGAAGCGGTGAGTCCGAAGGGCAGCGAGCTCAGCAGTCGGAGTCCATTCGCTGCCGCAACGTGGTGGTTGCCCGCGGGCTGGAAGCCAAGATGCCTGCGTGGGCAGAGGACAGCTCCTTGGACACCTCGCGCATCTTCCACAACATCGATTTGCTCCCGCGCACCAAGAAGCTGCTGAACAGTGGGTGGGATATCCGCCGAGCTTTGGTGATCGGCGCGGGCCAGTCCGCAGCCGAGGCCATCCGGTACTTCCACGATTGCCCGCATATCGATACCGTCACGGGCAGCTTGAACAGCTACGGCTTCATCCCCGCCGATGACAGCCCCTTCGCCAATCGGGTGTTCGACCCGGAGGCCGTTGATGACTTCTTCCATGCGCCCGATGCGATCCGCAACGAGCTGTTGATCCGCCACCGGTACACCAATTACGCCTGCGTGGAATCTGAGCTCCTCGATGAGCTCCACGACCGTCAGTATCGGGAAAGCGTCACCGGGCGTCAGCGGCTCGATATTCGCCGGACCACGGAGGTGCTCGGTGCGCGTAATTGTTCCGACGGCAGCGTCGACGTGGACATTCGCCACCGAGTAACCGGAGACGTGGTGACAGAAAACTTTGACGTGGTGGTGTGCGCCACGGGCTTCCGATCTCGCGGTCTTGCGGGGATTCACGCTGATAGTCACGGCAGTGAAGAATTCACCGTCACTAGGGATTACGGCGCCGTGCTCAATGGCGAGCGCGTGCCAGGACTCTTCGTGCAGGGAGCAACTGAGGCCACGCATGGACTCGGTTCCACGTTGCTCTCCAACATCGCGACCCGCTCCGGGGAACTGGTGGAGGCCATCACGGGTCAGCAACGCACGCATCGTGCGCCGGCGGATGAAGATCTCCGCTCCGAGCAACATCGGGATTCTTCGCACCTGATCGCAGGCTGA